The following are encoded together in the Monodelphis domestica isolate mMonDom1 chromosome 5, mMonDom1.pri, whole genome shotgun sequence genome:
- the LOC130454583 gene encoding ankyrin repeat domain-containing protein 7-like produces the protein MFKKFFSLKQKNTQPQACSSTTPRRDSGVDGTAISEGYHLNKKDLGKLHRAASTGDVAKVQWLLLLKKQEINETDKLNRTPLHLACASGYPDVVSLLVERNCSLNVCDGDSRTPLIKAVQCQQEECVGILLSHGADPNVVDTRSNTALHYSSLCHNTAIAAKLVEHKADIEAKNQEGYTPLLLAITEHNEEMVDFFLKNGANVNACDNSKRTALMIAVSTEPTSIVNLILQYNIDLSFQDNDGWTAEDYALVSGIPVHRELVLQYGKRQLNQLPSANISRPDGASDIGFTLGKPALDKEGQDIQKSHCTGQKRNQSRKD, from the exons atgtttaaaaaattttttagttTAAAGCAGAAAAATACCCAGCCTCAGGCTTGCTCCTCCACCACACCGCGGAGGGACAGTGGAGTTGATGGAACAGCCATATCTGAGGGATATCATCTGAATAAAAAAGATCTGGGGAAGCTCCACAGAGCAGCGTCTACAGGAGATGTCGCAAAGGTGCAATGGCTGCTTCTCTTGAAAAAGCAGGAAATCAATGAAACAGATAAATTGAACCG GACTCCTCtgcacctggcctgtgccagtgGATATCCAGATGTTGTGTCTCTCCTAGTAGAGAGAAATTGCAGCCTAAATGTGTGTGACGGGGACAGTCGAACTCCCTTAATTAAG GCTGTACAGTGTCAGCAGGAGGAGTGTGTAGGTATCCTGCTCAGCCATGGTGCAGACCCCAATGTTGTGGATACCAGAAGCAACACTGCCCTTCACTACTCTTCCCTATGTCACAACACAGCCATAGCAGCAAAGCTGGTTGAACACAAAGCTGATATTGAAGCAAAAAACCAG GAAGGCTATACACCACTTTTGCTTGCAATTACAGAACATAATGAAGAAATGGtagattttttcttaaagaatggAGCAAATGTGAATGCCTGTGATAATTCCAAAAG AACAGCCCTCATGATTGCTGTCAGTACTGAACCAACAAGTATAGTCAATCTTATTCTTCAATATAATATTGATCTCTCTTTTCAAGATAATGATGGATGGACAGCTGAAGACTATGCTCTTGTCAGTGGTATTCCTGT tcATCGGGAACTAGTTCTTCAATATGGAAAGAGACAACTTAATCAGCTCCCTTCAGCCAATATCAGTAGACCAGATGGGGCTTCTGATATTGGATTTACTTTGGGTAAACCTGCCTTGGACAAAGAAG